The nucleotide sequence TTATGCTACTAACTGCACATAAAGCCCCAGCTTTCTAGTACAGTACATATAATCCTCTAAGTAGTGGATCATACTTTCAGTATGTATCTCGGAACATTTCTCCCTAGATACATACTGAGTTTTCTCTACTACTATCCCCTCACTCAATATCGGTACTATAACTATAACCTTATCTGGGAAGATCTGTACCTGCTCTAAGTGCTCTAAGAGGTATTCTACTTTTAATTTCTCATTACCATCTACATATCTGGATACCTCCTCATCTATGTTAGCAAGTACCTTATCTATCTCTGCAATATCTCCAGAGTTAGCCTTATTCTTTTCTGTTTCTGCTTTGAGCTGGATGATCCTCTCATCTAACTCCTCTGCTTTTTTCTGGTATTCCTGTTTATTTAGGATCCCATCTAAGTAGGCATCCAGTAGCTTACTTTTTCTGGAGAGCTCACGCTGTAGATCTGCCTCTGTATGCCCTCCATTTGCCTCTAGGAGCTGTTTTCTGAGCTTAGTAAGCCAATTTATCATATCATGCTTTATTGTGTCTGTATTTGCCTGTAATCGCTCTGATACTACCCCCATTATCTCCATGAGGGAGTTATAAGAGATATTTTCATTATCACAGCCTAAAGGATTTATCTCTCCAGCTTTCCCCATCGTGCTATCTCTTTTTCTGGTTCTCCTGCCTTTAGTCTGCTTTGTACTGCATACCCAGTACTCATCCTTAGATACTCTCTGTTTCCTCCAGTAAGGAGCCCCACAGATACCACATACCAGCTTACCACTAAAAGAGTATCCGCTGGTTTTCTTGCCTCTCCTGTCGGATCCTGTGGCTATTACTCTCTCCTCATGGATCTTACAGATTAGATCCCACTCCTCCTGTGTGACTATCGGAGGGAGAGCGTTTTCTACATATACCCACTCCTCCTTAGGGAGTTTTATAGTTTGCTTACTCTCAAAATCGTGTCTTTCTTTGTTTATAATCATGGTACCTACATTTTTACAATCATATACAAATTTAGGTATATCCATAGGTTTCCACGGTTTCCCTACCGTGTTACGGTATCCAGCATCATTAAGCTCCTTAGCTATGAGGGTAGAGCCTTTTCTTGCCATAATTCCCTCACACATGAGCCTCCTTACCTTAGCCTGTTCTGGATTTATATAATACTTACCATCTTTTTTATCCCATCCATACACGTTACCGCTACCCTGTAAGGCTATCTCCTGCCCTTGTCTGGCTTTCTCTATTCTGTGATCGTGGTAATTATGGAGTTTCTTACTAAGATTTCTACTAAACTCCTCCGCTATGATCGCTCGTACACCTGTGATAAGAGCATCATCTGGGGAATAAAATTTCCCATCCATGTACATAAACAGGAGCTTTCCTGTTTGTACTACCCTGTTAATAAAGAGGTACCAATCCAGAGTATTTCTCTGGAGCCTCTCTTGATCCTTGATTACTACAATATCAAATAAATCCTCATACAGATCCTCATAGAGCCTCTGGTAATCATCTCTGCCCTTTACCATCGTACCGCTCTTACTACGATCAATATACTCTCCTACCAGTTTCCAGCCATGATCCTTAATACATCCTCTATTCTCCTCAATCTGGAGTTCTATAGCGTTTAGTTGTTCCTCCTCCGCTGTAGATACTCTGGCATAAAATACCGCTCTCATACCAATAGTATCTCTTATATCCGTTATTTTCCTGTATGCCATCCTGTTTACCCTCCTGTAATAGTCCTGTGAGCTCCTGTGTGCCTCATACAGCCACTTTTATATATTAGGTGTAGACTTCTTACCCTCGATAAAATAGAGGGCTTTATGAGGCTGTTTTTCAGTTTCTATCTATTATACACCCCTTATATACTAGATACAACTAAAAAATGAGGGCTACCAGCATTTTACAGCCAGTAGCCCTCTATATGAAAAAATATTAAGGAGTGCCTAAAGGATTAAGGTAACTTGATTACCTGTCCGATGTTAATAAGGTTTTTATTTTTGATACCATTGAGCTTAACCAGAGTATCTACAGTAGTTCCATACTTTTTAGCGATCTTGCTAAGAGTATCTCCCTTAACTACTGTGTAGGTCTTACCAGAAATATCTCCAGCATTTACCCAGCCATATACAGTAGAGCCCTTACCAGAGATAGCCTGTAAATGATACGGATGTACCGCACCCTTAGCCTTGTTAGTTACCTTAGCCTGTCCTGCCTTACAACCGTATGCAACGCCACTAGCTGTAGAGCTGGTATAGTGGAGGCATCCTGTAAAGTTTACAATATCTCCAATATTGTAAGAGCCCCCTCCGTTACCAGATGGCTTAGGAGCCTCCTCTTTAGTAGCCTTAGAGCTGTACTTAGGAGTAACAAAGCCTCTGATATACTTACCGTTTACAGCAAGCTCTCTATATCCTACAGCGTTACTCTTGTTACCCTCGATAACCTTAATAACGCCTCCAGATACAGATACTACAATACCGATATGATCCGCACTACCTGTATTATCTCCTACTCCGTTATCATCCCAATCATAAAGGATCATATCCCCAGCGGATGGAGTGTAAGCATCATTCTCTACCCAGATACCCATATTCTTAGCAAGCTGGATAAACTGATTACAGCTACACTCTCTAGGGATAATATCTGTAAGCCCTGCCTTGATACCTACAGCGGATGCAAAAGTAGCACACCACGCATCTGTATACTTTACAGCGTAACTTCTAGGGAGTGGCTTACAAGCGTTATAAGTATCAATAATCTTTTTATGGGATCCGTCACTCTCTTTACAGCCTAACCAACCCTTAGCGATCTCAACAACCTTTGATCTGATTTCTTTTTCTGTCATAATAATACCTCCGATCTAAATACTTAAAAAGGAGAGCCCTGTAAAGGCTCTCCCTGTCTGTCTGATAAATATATTTACTGTGGAGCTGTATAGCTCTTTGCTCTGGCACTATCGCCTAATCCCTTTGTAGTCGGATCGTTCAGAGTGTTCCAAACCGATACCGCCACTAAAGAGAGTACATAAGGATTAGAGACAGCTCCTACAATGAGCTCCCCTACCTTACTCCATGTGGTAAGATCCTGTGCTGTAAGTCCTGCATACGCAAGCACAGGAGTTAAAATACTAAGTACAATCTGTACCCAGAATACAGGATTTTTTACTCTAACTTTTAAATTCATACTGTACCTCCTTGTGAGTTTGTTAATAGTTGCTACGATACCTCAAAATGAGGTAAAGAGATAAACTGGATCACCTCCTTACTTTAATCCTACAGAAACCGCTAAGTATCCTAAGATAAGTGTTACAAGCCCTGTTACAATAAGCCACTTGAATTTATCCCACTTATCCCCATCCTTACCCTCCAGCTTGTTAAGCCTCTCAACGGTTTCATTCAGATCCCCACGCATATACTTAACCTCAGTAGCCAGCTCCTTTATAGCTCCGATCATCTCACTGTTACTTTTGAGTATCTCATCATGCTCATTAAGTCGATTAGTGTTACTCTTTGCTCGCTGTTCTACCTCAGTAAGTCTGTGCTCGATGTTAATATTTGCATCTGTAGCCATATCCATAAGATCCTCCTTTCCGCCATAATAAAAGGGAGAGCATTTAGCTCTCCCCATGTGGCTTACTCTGCAAGCTCTGGTAAATCAAGATCAATGAGGATCTGCTTAACCTGCTCTCTGATTACAGGCGGTGCATCATTGATCGTCTTTTTGCCCTTTACAATAAGGGTAGCGTAAATTACTGCCATAGCTTTTACCTCCTTTCTGAGTATTGTTTTTAAGATAATATTGAGTAACATACTACTCATTATCTCCGTCTAAGATTTTTTGTACGGCTTTTCTGAGATCCTTTGGTATATTATCAATAGTCCTTAACCCTTTGCGGATCAAAGTAGCGTAAACCTGTGCCATAATCTTTCTCCTCCCTCTTAGTTAGCTGATAACCCTAACATCTGCTCATACACATCTACTAAGGCTAACTGTAAATCTGTAGCCTGCTCCTCTAAGGAGCTGTTTTTCTCTGCCATTAGCTGGATGTACTCATCTTTCTCATAGATCTCCTGTGTTTCAATTTCAAACCCATCAAACCCAGAGCTAAGATCTCCCTCCTTAGCCTCCTCATGGATCTCTTTGATACCTGTATTTACATATACATGGTAATCATCAATCTCAAGAGGCTTTACGCTCTCCGCTGTAGTTCTTACGTTTACAAATTTCTGCATTACCTTTTACCTCCTTTAAGTAATAATTGTGCGTATATTCTACATTAGGCTCTACATATTTCTGGTATAGCCTAAAGCTATCACAATGCTGTAGCCAGCCCACATAGCTATTAAATGAGCACCACTCACTATAAGTAGGGCTCACATTGTTTTCTCTTTTACTGGAGATGCTAAGCATCCTACGCTTAAATGTTTTGCAAGTCGATTTTCTGAGTAAGGTATACTCTCCGAAAAATCTATAGCCTACAAAATCTACACCTCTTACCTTAGTAGGAAATACCTGCCAGTTATGCTTAAGCACCTGCTTAAGATTTACCGCCATAAACTCATCTAACTCTCTTTTGAGTTTGTGTAATTCCTCTTTACTGCTACCGAAAATAACCATATCATCCATGTATCTAAAGTAGTACTTAACGCCCTTAACCTCTTTGAGCCAGTGATCTACTACAGATAGATTAAAATTACCGTCATACTGGCTAACATAGTTTCCAATGGGAATACCTACGCCATCCACAAACTCTCTACCGTTATCGTCTATGATAATATTTACCGCCACACCTAGCCTCTGGAGGATCTCTATATTTTCCTCTGTGGCTGGACAAGTACTAATACTATCTATGATCTCATCCATTAACCAGATAAGCTCCTCATCCTTAAAGAGCTCTCTATACTTAGCCTTTAGTACATCGTGTACAATGCTGGGATAATACTTTCTTACATCCAGCTTTAAACAATACTTTGTAGCCTCTGGATCTGATACTAAAATACTGGGTATCCACTTCTCCGATACTACTTTTCCATCTTTCTTAATCTTTTTCTTATACCCTCGTAATTGATTGATAATAGGCTGGATCCCTCTGTTAGGGATTGCACTATAGGTATCTTTTGTCATGGAATTAAGTAAGTAGGGCTCTATAACCTGTAAGATAGCCCATTGACATATACGGTCTGGATAGTACGGTAACTTATAAATCTCCCTCTCCTTACTTCCCTCTTTTCTTACAAAAGTTTCATAGTCTGAGGTATGATACCTGTGTTCTATTAGATTTTCCTGTAGCCTCCTTAGGTAATGATCCAGATCTTTCTCTATACGCTTTACCTCTGCATACCACCCTTTACCTCTCTTTGCGTTCTTGTGGGCTTTTCTAAGATTATCCATATCGCATATCTTAGAAAATAAATCTCCAGTATCTTTCATGTGTTTTGGCACCCACCTTATCATAATTTTGTATGTGCATAAGAGGGAGCTAACTACCTGTTGTAGTACCCCTGTGCTATCGTTCACATAACAATCAGTTCTTAGCTTGCTAGGCTAACATGGTTTACGGATCTCCCCGCACATAAGCACCCTCTTAGCTATTTTTTACCGCTCCTCATAGAGGAGTTTTATGTTTTGGCAAGAGCCACGGTAGCTAAATCTCACTTATATAAATAAGTGTCATGGTGTAACACACTTTTACTATTTTTCTTTTTATATGCACATATAGTAAGTGACTGCTGATATTCCGATTGCGATTAGAGGAGGTATTATTCAGATTAAGATACCATGCACCACATTTAGTACCATTATTCCATTTACCACCTAATTTAGTAACACGAAACGCCTTTTAGCTACCGACAAAAAGGGTAATAAAAAAGAGCTTTACAGCCCTCTCTATTACCCTCTTTGATTTCTTTATTTTGTTGAGTTTATGATGCTATTGTTATGCACTAATCTTTGTCTGAGGCACATACAGCAAGCGACCGCCGACACTCCGAACGCGATCCGAGGAGGCATTACCCAGATGAAGAAACCATGCACCACACCTAGCACCATAAGTCCATCTACCACCCAATATAGCAACACGAAAACCATCATTGTTATTCCAATAATAATCTCCTACTGGGAGGTTAGATGCACCGTTATGCTCCGCACAAAGGAAAAGATCTGGATGATCCTCATCGTATCCAAAGCCACTAATATAGCCCTCTCCTGTGGCAATATTAAAATCTAAGGCTTTGTATCCATCGGCTGTAGTATCATCCTTACACTCTCCATAAGGCTTAACAAAAGCATTGTATACTCCGCTTGCCTTATCGTTATAAATATTGATAGCATCCAGCCAAGTCCAGATATTACCCCAGAGGTTTTCTTCTCCTCTGTAAGATACTGAGCACTTACCATCTACTCCAGCGTTAGGATCAATACCAGATCCATTACCTAAACCAGAGGTAGCACCTGTTACTACAGCCATGTTAGTAGATCCATCGTCTGTAAAAGTACTTACACCCTGTCCGATAACGCTTTGAGCGTTCATAGAGGCATACTCTACTAAGATAAGCCACTGAGTAGCTGTAAGAGCGAAAATGTTATGAGATTTCCAGCCCTTACCTCTGTTAGTACAGAGCTTTCTTACGTTTGCTCTAGTGAGGTTCTGTGTAAGTCCACTGGCTGGCTTAGCACCTGCAATAGAGGAGAGCATATCTGTAGCAAAATCCGCTACCTGCTCATCCGCCTTAAGGTATGCTCCAGCGGAGGTATCAAAGATAGATCCCTCAAAGGCTGAGAGGTAAATCTTATCCTGTAAGATACCGTTATCATCTAAGAAACCATCCACAGGCTTAAATCCTGCCTTAGGTGTAGGGCTGATATAAAATCTAGCCTTATCATATTTCTTACCTCTACCAGAGGAGGAAACGCTGGATTTTACAGGCACAACCTTAGTATAGAATAAAGGCTGTTCTACCATAGTCTGTACCTTAGTACCGCTAGGATATTCTGTAGTACCCTTTGTAATGGTAGCTGAGGTAGCTCCTGCCTCTGAGTAACCTGTTTCCCCTCTGTAGGCTACCATAACGCCCTCATTAGTAAGGTTACATCTCTTTCTACCACCCCACGGAGCGAGCTTATCAAAATCTGCACCAGAGGTAAGATTTTCTGCTCCTGCTAATCTTGTAAATTTCTTATTTACAAAATCTACCTCTACTCCGTATACATCGGAGCTCTCATAGCCTACAAAGCTCTTAACATCGTTAATCTGCTCCTGTAAATTAACGATCTGGGCTACAGTAGCTCCAGCGGTAGGATCTACGTTTACCTTTACGCTAGAGGCATTAGATACCGCTGTTACAAGATCCACCATAAGGGAGCTCACACCGATACCATTAAATGGAGGCATATAATCCGCTGTAGCGGTACTCTCATCTGCCACTGAGATACTGTAGAGGATCTCTCCAGCCTGTGGATCATTTGCATAAAGTCCTAAGTTTCTTACATAATAACCCTGCCCTAAGGTCTGATTAGAGAAACTAGCGGATACTGTAACATTAGATCCATTCTTTCTCACTACAGAGGCTACCTTTTCCTCCTGTTTGATAGTACCGATACCTGTCATACTTGCCAGATCCCCAGATAACTTAGCATCGGATACCTTGATCTTAGTAAACTCCAGCTTAGTAGTACCTGCTACCACTTTTGCTAAGAGTTCCTGTCCTTTTTTTGTGATTACTGCACTCTTAAAAGCACCCATTTTATCACACTCCTTTTCTTTAATTTATTGTAATAACTGTAGCTGTGTTTACAGGGCTTGCTACAGTAGTATTACCGCTGTTAGTTGCTTTGCTGTTAATATCGTGGGTAATGATTTTTGTAAACGCCATTCCAACGCCTACTCCCTCATAATGAGGGCTTTCTACCTCATCCTTTACAGCTATATCCATTGTGATAGCTCCAGAGGAGCCTCCTGTAGATAATGCCTGTGCTACATTGAGATCTGAGCTCTTATTTACAGTACTCTTTATATCGTGAGTGATAATGTGAGTACCAGCTCTGCCTAAGCCTACACCGTAGTACATAGGGCTCTCTGTAGCTATCTTAGGGTTAATATCGTTTGTGATCTGATACCTCATAGCCACACAGGATACTACCGCCACACTAAAAGGAGTTGTATTTCCCTCCTCCAGAGTGTTTTTAAGATCCAGCACCAGATTACAGGGGATCATATCCTGCAAAATAGAGGAGATCGTATCAAACGCCCCCTCTATCCCTAAATGAGTTATAATCTCTACAAAATAATTTTTATAATCTGGATTAACGCTAAAGTTATCATCTCCACAGATACTAATAAGCCTGTTATAAAGCTCTTTCTCCGTATAAGGTACTTTATCATTCCACTTAACCAGCACATTAAAACGCCTTGTTTCTAGGCTGGCTCCTGCCTCTGGGTAAATACCCATCATATCCTCAAAACGCTTAATACCGTACTCATCCGCTGTTTCAATAAACATATTGTTAAGAGTACGCTCAATCTGTTCTAGGATGTACTTAAGCTCTGGCGTTTCCGCCTTTGCTATCTCCTTAAACTCTTTAAGCTGTCGGAGTACAGGCATCCAATAGCCTAATAGATCAATCTCTCTAGCCAATATAAACACCTCCTAACAGAGGTATCTCCTCCTGTGCTAAGGCTAAGTTACTGGCTACATCGTTTAGCTGTGTATCCGCCACATCTAAGATCCCATCCAGATTAAGGAGCCTGTTTTCTATCTGAGAGATACGCACTACTAAGTTACCTTTCTCCCAGTTCTTACGCATTTCTAAGAAATACGCCTCCAGAGTTTCCTCCGCCTTAGGTTTTACCTGTGACCACTGGTAGCCATCATTTAGAGTTATTCTGGATTTTATGCTTACTGTCTTACCCACAGCGGATACTACTGTTACGGTATGACCTATAGGAGCTATGCCACTACCTGTACCCTGTGGATCTGGATCTATAGCCTCCTGCACCGCTTTTACCAGTGTGCTAGATGCTACTCCAAAATCACTATTGATAATGATTAACTTAACAGTGCCTCCCCCATTCCACACAGGGATAACCACTGTACCGCCTACACCATCCAGAGCATCGGTTTTCTCTACATAATCCTGCTTATTACCGCCAAAAGGGTTACTATCAAAGGAGTTAAGGTATCGTGTCCTTAGAGCCTCTGTATCCTCCTCATCCTCCGCTGGGATAAGGAGCTCTGTAAGCTCTCCAGTAAGATCCTTATCAATGTACTCAATGGAGCTAAGCTCTCCAAAAAACTTATTGCCATTAGTACCCTCTGTTTCACACTCCATCTTATAATAAAAATAGCCATCGGCACTCTCTATAAATGCTGTGGCTACATAGTTAAGCTCATTCAGATTAAATCTGGATCCTATAGGGATCTCCATATTAAATTTACCCTTTAGAGTAGCCTTAGTAGCCTCATAAGGGATAATACCTCTTTCCTTACATCGGAGGATTAGAAATTCTCTTACTGCGGTATCTGCATACCCATTATTTACGATATTACCTAGTTGGATATATACATCTGCGTGCTCTGCGGATACAGGGGCTATAGCGTTCATAATAACGGAGCCCTCACGCTTATCTACATCACTTGCCACCCTTGCTAGGGATCTATCTAATATATTTTCGTATGTCTGATCCTCATACATCCATTTCCACCTCCTTACTACCTACATCTGTTACCAGAGTAAATTTTATGTGGAGTACATCTTTAATCTGGGATACCTCCAGATCTTGTACTCCTGTTATGTGCTCATTCTCAAATAAGCACTCCTCCATATACCGCCTTACCTCGCTATTAAGGTACTCCTCACTGTAGCTATATCCGATGAGATCATAAACCTCATCCCCATAACCCCAGCTATATATAATCCAGCGGTATCTCTTAGCCTTAAGAGCTAAGTAAGCCCACACACAAAGAGCATCTACACCAGTTACAATCCTCCCTGTGAGTGTGCCTTTTTCAAAGTCGATCTCATACTCACGGATAGAGGAGGCTGTTACCTCTTGATCCGCTAGAGTAAGATCCTCTGTTGTTGCAAAAGGAAATAAACTCATTTACGCCTCCACCACCCTTGCTATGATTACATACTTGTTATTATCATTAAGTTTCTGTACCAGCACCATATCCCCAGCTTTAAGCCCATCAGTATAGGTTATCTGGCTCTGTTTCCATGCCCTAGTATCTGGATCTGGGTTATCCTTACTGGCAAAACCGTTACTCTGTGTAGTATCCACAGATACTCCAGATACATAAGGTACTTTTATTTGTCTGGTATACCCTGCTACTAAATAATCTGCTATATACAGATCCTCAGCATTGAGTACCAGATCATCTATCTTTACGCTGTTAGAGCTTTGCATTATTCCTAGCTGGGCTAAGGTAGGATTATCTTTAGCTCCCTGTGATCGCATCATCTCTAGCACTTCTGCATATTGATGATCGTTTTTCATGTTATTCCCAGTACCAGCCATGCTATCCCTCCTTAGTATCCATCATTTGTTTTAGAGTTACTGTTAAGCTCATGGTAGCTACTCCATTTTGCCATGTATGAGTATCTGCATCTATCCACACTACACCGCTGAGCCCTGTAGAGCTATCTCTCACTACCGCCCCTGCTCCTGTTACTGCCTCATTGAGGTTTACACACTCCAGAGTAAAGGTTTTCTCAACCGTCTTAAACATACTCTTAGCTGTGGTAGTAGCATCCTTGCCCTCCTCTTTAGTGTAAGTCTGCTGGAATATACCGTACTTTTTCACATCTGCATCATTTTGTACTACTCCCTGTGGTTTACCCTCTCCGTCATAAATACGAACCTTATTAACCATGTTAGTAATGCTCTCTTTATAGTTAGAGCTGGTAATATTGCTATCCTCTGTGATCTCAATACTGCATACCACCTTACCCATTTCCTCTACATTGAGGTAGCCTTTTTTAGCTACCACCCTGTAGCTTACTCCGTTCTGTTGATATGCCTGTGTATAGGCTCTCATAATAATCTCATAGATAGATACATTCTGTACTATGAGTTTCTGTGTTAGCCCTGTCTGAGCTAAGGAGCCTACAGGGATCTCCATATCATCACACACCATCTGAGTTATCGCCTCCGCTGTTTTAGAGCTAAAATTGTAAGTGGCGTTACTCTTGATGGTATAGAAAAGAAGATCATAACAGGTATAAGTAACTGTACCTGTGGTACTGCTTGCCTCCCTCTCTACTACATAGCCTCTAAAAAGCTCTGTTTTTCCATCATCCTCAAATAGATAAACAGGATCCGCTAAGTTTATGGTAAGAGGAGTAATATTTTTATCTAATGGAGCGTTTACAATGTGTAGCTCTAACTTTCTGGCTACCTCTGTTTTACTACCGCCCCAGCTCATAGAGGATACATACTCTGTTATGTCTGTATTCTTATGCACTACTATCACTCTTTACCACCTCCTAAGGGATCGTTAATACTTGATTAGGATAGATAAGATTAGGATTTTTTATCTTATCCCTGTTAGCATTATAGATCTTAGTGTACTGAGCTCCACTACCGTAAAACTGTTTAGCTATTTTCCAGAGGCAATCTCCACGCTTTACCGTGTAGGTTCTGGCTGTATTAGTAGCCTGTGGCTTTGTAGCCCTTACTGTAGGCTTTACAGTAGCTATAGTAACGGTAGCTCTCTTTGTCTTTATCTTTTTGTACTCCTTTATATTACAGGTATAATAAATATCTCCTGTAGCATCCTGCTCTCCCCACACAAAGCTCTCTACTGTAGCCTCCATGTTAAGAGTGCCTGTAATGATAACCCTAATAGGAGTACCAGACTTTCTCCAGCTCTCGATCTTCTCTACATAAGTTAAGGGCTGTTTACGCCCTGCATTATTGCTAAAGTTATAATCTTTTGCTGGAAAAAAAGACTTAAGAGAAATTTCTCTTAAGCCTGTATTACCGATAAGGTTTACATCTCCCACCTGTATTACATTGACAACCGTATTTTTATGAGCTACGGACACCGTGTAATCAGAGGGCTTAACTGGGAGTTGAAACTTATCGCTATTCTGTTGTAACCAAAATTCCATTAAGTATCCTCCTCCCTGTTAAGTCATATTAGGTAACAACTTTTTGAATTTTGCCACCATATCAGAAACAACCTTATCTGTATCTGCCTCTTTCTCAATGATTACCGTATCCGCCAATTTTTCAATCGTTAC is from [Eubacterium] eligens ATCC 27750 and encodes:
- a CDS encoding DUF2577 domain-containing protein, with the translated sequence MAGTGNNMKNDHQYAEVLEMMRSQGAKDNPTLAQLGIMQSSNSVKIDDLVLNAEDLYIADYLVAGYTRQIKVPYVSGVSVDTTQSNGFASKDNPDPDTRAWKQSQITYTDGLKAGDMVLVQKLNDNNKYVIIARVVEA
- a CDS encoding XkdQ/YqbQ family protein, with amino-acid sequence MIVVHKNTDITEYVSSMSWGGSKTEVARKLELHIVNAPLDKNITPLTINLADPVYLFEDDGKTELFRGYVVEREASSTTGTVTYTCYDLLFYTIKSNATYNFSSKTAEAITQMVCDDMEIPVGSLAQTGLTQKLIVQNVSIYEIIMRAYTQAYQQNGVSYRVVAKKGYLNVEEMGKVVCSIEITEDSNITSSNYKESITNMVNKVRIYDGEGKPQGVVQNDADVKKYGIFQQTYTKEEGKDATTTAKSMFKTVEKTFTLECVNLNEAVTGAGAVVRDSSTGLSGVVWIDADTHTWQNGVATMSLTVTLKQMMDTKEG
- a CDS encoding LysM peptidoglycan-binding domain-containing protein, giving the protein MEFWLQQNSDKFQLPVKPSDYTVSVAHKNTVVNVIQVGDVNLIGNTGLREISLKSFFPAKDYNFSNNAGRKQPLTYVEKIESWRKSGTPIRVIITGTLNMEATVESFVWGEQDATGDIYYTCNIKEYKKIKTKRATVTIATVKPTVRATKPQATNTARTYTVKRGDCLWKIAKQFYGSGAQYTKIYNANRDKIKNPNLIYPNQVLTIP